The window CGAAGAGATAAAAAAAATAAGCTGGCGTCAGGCTCCCTCCATATCGAAGGTTGTATTAGGAGGGCCGATCTCCATCGAGGAAGTGGTGGCGGTGGCCCGTCACGGTGCAAAGGTGGAGTTCGGAGAGGAATATATAGATAGAGTGAACCGTTGCAGGGCCCACGTGGATCGTTTCTCCAAAGAGGAGAAAGCCATCTACGGCATAACCACAGGGCTGGGAGAGAACTGGAACAGGTTCATATCCCAGGAGGACAGGGAGGTAGTACAGAGAAACCACGTCCTTTCCCACTCCTGCTCGGTAGGAGAGCCTCTGGAGGAGGAGTGCGTCAGGGCCATGATGTTCGTCATGCTCCAGCACTTCGGATCGGGACACACCGGAATGAGCATGGCCCCCCTGAAGCTTTTGGCCGGAATGCTAAACGCCGGAGTCGTTCCGGTGGTGCCAGGGCACGGATCGGTCGGCTATATATGCTACGAGGCCCATATAGGCTCGGTCCTCATAGGAGAGGGACAGGCTGTGTACGGTGGGCGGAGGATAAGTGGATCGGAGGCCCTGAAGGCTGCGAGACTGGATCCGGTGGTGCTTTCCACCAAAGAAGGTCTGACCATAGTATCGGGGACCACCTCGGTGACCGCTATAGGGGCCCTTGGGCTATACGATTCCCTTATGATAGCCCAAACCGCCGACGTCGCGGGAGCCATGTCGCTGGAGGTCTTAAAGGGAACCCTGATGGCGATGGACCCAAGGATACAGGAGGTTCGGCCCCACAGACACCAGGGGGACACGGCCTCCAACGTCAGGCGACTCCTTGAGGACAGCGAAATCGAGAGGACCTATCGAGGACATCGGGTCCAGGACGCCCTGTCCCTTCGGTGTATCCCTCAGCTGCACGGTGCGGCGAAGAAGATACTAACCGATGGGCTTGAGACGGTGTCGGTTGAGCTTAACTCGTCGGTGGACAATCCCCTCATATTCGACACCGAAGACGGGGGCGAGGCCCTTATGGGATGCAACGCCGACGGGTCTTACGTGGGAATGGCCTGCGACTGCGCCATCATAGCCCTCACGGGCCTCGCCAAGATGTCCGAGAGGCGGCTGGACAGGACGGTGAACCACCACGTCAGCGAGCTTCCCGCCTTTTTGAACGCAAACCCCGGCTTCAACAACGGCCTGATGATCCCTCAGTACGCCGCCGCAGGGCTTTTAGGGGAGATGAAAACCTTAAGCCACCCTTCCACGGTGGACAACGGTTTCACCTGCGCCAACCAGGAGGACTATACCAGCATGGGAGCCAACGCGGCGGTCAAGCTCTACAGAGGGGCCTCTTTGGCGAAGTACATTCTCTCGGTGGAGATCCTGAACGCCTGTCAGGCCCAGGATTTTTACGACATAGCCCCATCCCCTGCCACTAAGGCGGTCCACGATAGGGTCAGACAGGAGGTTCCAAAGGTGGAGCAGGACACCTTTATGTCTCCCCTCATGGAGGCCATAGCGAGGATGGTGAAAGACGGCGAGATCCTCTCCGCCGCCGAGTCGGTGACAGGACCTCTGGAGTTTTAGTCCAAAAGAACAGGGCGGCCCTGCGAAGGGTCGCCCTCGGCTTTAGTTGTAGGCCAATCGCATCTCCTCCGTCGTGAGGACCGGGGCTATTATCTCCTTCCACATAGGGGACTCCCATGTCTTTAGGGCGGAGTGGGTTGTGTAGTAGCTTTCAGGGATAGGGTGGGTTCCTGTGACCACCGGTATGCCGTATTTCTCCATTATGAACCGGCGGAAGAAATCTATCCTAGGGCAGGGAGGATATCCCACTATCATACCAGTCGCAAAGTGAATGACGTCTACCCCGTTTTTCACCATCTCCCCAGGGGCGTACTCGATGTTTCCACCGGGACAGCCGTCGCAGGTGGTGTAACCCACCAGCTGGAGCTCCTTGCCCTCGTATCTGTCGAAACCTCCCTCTCGGTTTCTCATGGCCCTCAGACACTTTCCCCCGGCGCAGGTGTGATACCTGTTGCATATGAAGATGCCAATTCTAACTATCTCGGACATTGCTTCCCCTCCTCAACGATCTTGATAACCAACATCGATTACACATTGATCGTACATCTTGAGGGGGAAAATGGCAAGAAATCCCTAAGCCCCTCTTCGAGGTTTTCCCAATGTCCTGACTACCTTTCCTATGAGCTGAAAAAGCCCTTCCTGGATGTCGCCGTCGGAGAAGACCCGGGGAGGATACCTCAAGGAAGAGGAGCGAATCTCCACCCCGCCGCCTCTTTGCCAGTAGACCCATTTGACCGCCCAGTCTCCGTTGCGGCCGAAGCTCACCAGGGCCGGATCGCCGTCGTAGACCTCCTCCTCGGGATTTACCACCACCTGGCAGCCGTCCATTATGCCCGCCTCCTCCATGCTGTCTCCCTCCACGGTGACTATAAAAGGTCTTCTGTCGGCGTTGACCGAGACGGTCCCCAACAGCTCACCGGGCAGCATGATGGACTCACAGGCATCGGCGTAGACCTCCGCCATCCCTCCAACGCCGTTTCCCGCACAGGCCACCGACGAGTTGTCCAAAATAGGGACGTCAACCCAACGGGAGAAGGACAGGCTCTTGGAGGAGCCTTTTGTCTCCTGAGTATGGGCTTCCCCTGCTACCAGATAGCCCACATGGCAGCCCAACACCGACGATAACCTTTCCCAGTTCTCTATTGATAGCCCGATGATATCGTTTTCCGCCTGGCTCAAGGTGTTTTGCTTTATCCCCGAGAGCCTGGCGAGCTCGGTCTGAGTTAATCCCTGCTCTTTTCTGGCCCTTCTGAGCCTCTCTCCTCTGGTCATAAAACCACCTCCATGTAGATCGGTCTTTATTATCCCCCAAAAGGATATATCTCACAACAGGGTATTTTTATCCCTTGACAGGATGGGTAGGCCGTCGTAATATCTGTATCAAAGATAATTCGGAGGGGATCTCATGGACCAGACGACGATAAAAATGATAGTCAACAACGGACACTTCATAGGCTATGGCCTGAGCCACAAAAAAAAGGTCAGAAAGACGGTGATGACAGCCCAGGCTATGGCCGACAGGCTCTCCCAGAGGTCCTTTAGGGAATACGAGGGCTTTATAGAGAACCGTTCCGCTTGACCTGTTAAAAAGACAGAGACAGACAAAAGCCTTAAGGGCACCTCTAAAAACTCTAATCCTCGGAGAGATCGTTCCGACGGAGCCCAGAGCCCGTATACTCGACATGCCGTCGTGTAGTCGAATGGGGCGACAGGACGTCGCCCCAAGCCGAGGGGGCACAGGACGTGCCCTCCGAGGCGGTTCGTACGGAACAGGCAGGTCGAGTAT is drawn from Dethiosulfovibrio salsuginis and contains these coding sequences:
- a CDS encoding HAL/PAL/TAL family ammonia-lyase is translated as MITEEIKKISWRQAPSISKVVLGGPISIEEVVAVARHGAKVEFGEEYIDRVNRCRAHVDRFSKEEKAIYGITTGLGENWNRFISQEDREVVQRNHVLSHSCSVGEPLEEECVRAMMFVMLQHFGSGHTGMSMAPLKLLAGMLNAGVVPVVPGHGSVGYICYEAHIGSVLIGEGQAVYGGRRISGSEALKAARLDPVVLSTKEGLTIVSGTTSVTAIGALGLYDSLMIAQTADVAGAMSLEVLKGTLMAMDPRIQEVRPHRHQGDTASNVRRLLEDSEIERTYRGHRVQDALSLRCIPQLHGAAKKILTDGLETVSVELNSSVDNPLIFDTEDGGEALMGCNADGSYVGMACDCAIIALTGLAKMSERRLDRTVNHHVSELPAFLNANPGFNNGLMIPQYAAAGLLGEMKTLSHPSTVDNGFTCANQEDYTSMGANAAVKLYRGASLAKYILSVEILNACQAQDFYDIAPSPATKAVHDRVRQEVPKVEQDTFMSPLMEAIARMVKDGEILSAAESVTGPLEF
- a CDS encoding CGGC domain-containing protein — translated: MSEIVRIGIFICNRYHTCAGGKCLRAMRNREGGFDRYEGKELQLVGYTTCDGCPGGNIEYAPGEMVKNGVDVIHFATGMIVGYPPCPRIDFFRRFIMEKYGIPVVTGTHPIPESYYTTHSALKTWESPMWKEIIAPVLTTEEMRLAYN
- a CDS encoding LexA family protein — its product is MTRGERLRRARKEQGLTQTELARLSGIKQNTLSQAENDIIGLSIENWERLSSVLGCHVGYLVAGEAHTQETKGSSKSLSFSRWVDVPILDNSSVACAGNGVGGMAEVYADACESIMLPGELLGTVSVNADRRPFIVTVEGDSMEEAGIMDGCQVVVNPEEEVYDGDPALVSFGRNGDWAVKWVYWQRGGGVEIRSSSLRYPPRVFSDGDIQEGLFQLIGKVVRTLGKPRRGA